The genomic window AGAGCGGGGTGCCGACGCGGCACGGCGTGCAGAAGCCGCAGCTCTCGTGCGCGAAGAAGTGGGTGAAGTTGCGCGCCACCTCGAACATGTCGCGGGTCGAATCGAAGACCATGAAGGCGCCGGCCGACGGCACGTCCTCGAAGGCAATGCGGCGGCCGAACTCGGCAGCACCGACGCAGGTGCCGGATGGCCCGCCGACCTGCACCGCCTGCGTGTCGGCGGTGCCGGCGGCGGCCAGCACCTCGCCGACGGAAACGCCGAACGGGAACTCGTAGATGCCGGGCCGCGCGACGTCGCCGGAGACCGACAGCAGCTTGGTGCCGGTCGATTTCGCGGTGCCGATGCCGGCGAACCAGTCGCCGCCGTGCTGCGCGATCAGCGCCGCGCAGGCGAAGGTCTCGACGTTGTCGACCACCGTCGGCTGCTCGAGGTAGCCATGCGTCACCGGGAACGGCGGCCGGTTGCGCGGCGTGCCGCGCTTGCCTTCGAGCGACTCGATCAGCGCCGACTCCTCGCCGCAGACGTAGGCGCCGGCGCCGAGGTGGATCTCGATGTCGAAGTCGAAACCGGCGATGCCGAGGATCGCGCGACCGAGCAGCCCCGCCGCACGCCGCCGCGCGAGCACGGCCAGCAGCGGGCCGAGCAGATGGCGGTATTCGCCGCGCAGGTAGAGGAAGCCGCGCGCCGCGCCGACCGCGTAGGCGGCGACGGTCATGCCCTCGAGCACGAGGTCGGCGTGGCTGGCAAGCAGCACGCGGTCCTTGAAGGTGCCGGGCTCGCCCTCGTCGGCATTGCAGACGACGATGCGCTGGCGGCCGGCGGCGAGCGGCGCATTGCGGCAGGCGTCCCATTTCAACGCCGTCGCAAAGCCTGCGCCGCCGCGGCCGCGCAGGCCGGCGCGGCGGATTTCCTCGATCACCGCGACCGGCCCGGCGAGTCCGGCCGGCAGGCCCTCGCGCCAGGAGCGGGCGTTCGACGCCTCGATGCCGTCGCCGGCGGCGCGGCCGTGCGCCGCACGCAGTGCGTCCCCCGGCTGCAGATCGTTGCCGAGCAGGACGCCGGCCTGGCGCACGTTGTCGGCAACGACGAACAGGTCGGTCGGCCAGTCGGCCAGCGGCACCTCGCCGCGGATCAGCTCGCACAGCCGGTCGATGCGCGCCGCATCGAGGTTCGGCACGGCGCGGTTGTTCACCAGCAGCGCCGGCCCCTGGTCGCCCATGCCGATGCACGAGGTGGTGTCGACGCTGACCAGCCCGTCCTCCGAGACCTTGCCCGACTCGACCCAGAGGTTGCGGCACATGCGTTCGCGCAGCGCGACGCTGCCCTGCATGCGCTCGACGATGTTGTCGGCGAAGAGCACGCGGTAACGGCCGCGCGGACGGGTGTAGAAGAAGCTGTAGAAGCCGGCCACGCCCTCGATCTTGGCGCGCGGCAGGTGCAGGGCGGCGGCCAGCGCGTCGATCAGCTCGGGCGAGATCCAGTCCGTTTCCTCCTGCGCCTCGCGCAGGATCTGGACCAGGGCGGTCGGATCGTTCCGCCAGCGCTGCAGGATCGTCGGCAACACCGCGGCTGGCGCCTTGCTCTTCTCACCCATGAGAGACTCCGGCAATATTTTCCCGCTATCTGGAAACACTCCCCGATTCCGGCAGCACCGGTTGCCGGGAAGGATCCCCGCTTCATGTGCGTCCGCATCATTTTCGCGGACTGGCCACAAAATTGCTTGGTCCGGCCTTGCAAGTTGTATGCCGCACTGCAGCAAACTATACTCGTCGAATCCCTACATTCACAGACCACGGAGCCCCGCATGTCAAGCGCCCACAGCGCCCCGCACGGCGAACAGTATTTGGAAAACCGCATTTT from Azospira restricta includes these protein-coding regions:
- a CDS encoding NAD(P)H-dependent oxidoreductase subunit E, with the translated sequence MGEKSKAPAAVLPTILQRWRNDPTALVQILREAQEETDWISPELIDALAAALHLPRAKIEGVAGFYSFFYTRPRGRYRVLFADNIVERMQGSVALRERMCRNLWVESGKVSEDGLVSVDTTSCIGMGDQGPALLVNNRAVPNLDAARIDRLCELIRGEVPLADWPTDLFVVADNVRQAGVLLGNDLQPGDALRAAHGRAAGDGIEASNARSWREGLPAGLAGPVAVIEEIRRAGLRGRGGAGFATALKWDACRNAPLAAGRQRIVVCNADEGEPGTFKDRVLLASHADLVLEGMTVAAYAVGAARGFLYLRGEYRHLLGPLLAVLARRRAAGLLGRAILGIAGFDFDIEIHLGAGAYVCGEESALIESLEGKRGTPRNRPPFPVTHGYLEQPTVVDNVETFACAALIAQHGGDWFAGIGTAKSTGTKLLSVSGDVARPGIYEFPFGVSVGEVLAAAGTADTQAVQVGGPSGTCVGAAEFGRRIAFEDVPSAGAFMVFDSTRDMFEVARNFTHFFAHESCGFCTPCRVGTPLLKNLMDKLANGHGSPYDFAEIEKMNHILQQMSHCGLGHSACNPVLDTIARFRPAYERRLSNASFEPAFDLDRALAPARQMTGRDDAGAHLSIHAEEEQ